The following are encoded together in the Litorilinea aerophila genome:
- the cas7d gene encoding type I-D CRISPR-associated protein Cas7/Csc2, translating into MILSTLEKYSKNFVPTIPRTPTNRYASIILLRETKSYAIFTTEGGEQQDVEQTPAGLSHPEPTTRLVMFKRKQVAPERRMGKALLRQYGIFPYAIQNGQVVFGEEALAIKEHYEDCYLTEGLCTHCPDCLIYGYAAVEGEGARKARLMTDTCFSVRPYELVQKQVKFNVIDEAKHTSGTITEYDYTVPGVFLPAVETTVDLTADEFVYVLGNILRTPRYGKEGTRQGFVRNHVLAIAFSDVELFANLEFTQALYDAFMADDEIDMVERGLSLVDFQKHANSVIETLTQNVAGRVELVTGEELQAILEDVRALNRDETRFAQFLKDLHVRSATFTV; encoded by the coding sequence ATGATACTGTCAACACTGGAAAAGTACAGCAAGAACTTCGTGCCCACCATCCCCCGCACGCCCACCAACCGCTATGCCAGCATCATCCTGCTGCGGGAGACCAAGTCCTACGCCATCTTCACCACCGAAGGCGGCGAGCAACAGGATGTGGAGCAGACACCAGCCGGCCTGAGCCACCCCGAGCCCACCACCCGATTGGTGATGTTCAAACGCAAGCAGGTGGCGCCGGAACGCCGCATGGGCAAGGCGCTGCTACGCCAGTATGGCATCTTCCCCTATGCCATCCAGAACGGCCAGGTCGTCTTCGGCGAAGAAGCCCTGGCCATCAAAGAACACTACGAGGACTGCTACCTCACCGAAGGCCTCTGCACCCATTGTCCTGACTGCCTGATCTACGGTTACGCCGCAGTGGAAGGAGAGGGCGCGCGCAAGGCCCGTCTCATGACCGACACTTGTTTCTCAGTACGCCCTTATGAGCTCGTCCAAAAGCAGGTCAAATTCAACGTCATCGACGAGGCAAAGCACACCTCTGGCACCATCACCGAGTACGATTACACTGTGCCCGGTGTCTTCTTGCCAGCCGTGGAGACGACTGTAGATCTAACGGCAGATGAATTCGTCTATGTGCTGGGAAACATTCTTCGCACCCCTCGTTATGGCAAAGAGGGCACGCGACAGGGCTTCGTGCGCAACCATGTGCTGGCCATCGCCTTCTCCGACGTAGAACTGTTCGCCAATCTGGAGTTCACCCAGGCGCTCTATGATGCCTTCATGGCCGATGACGAGATCGACATGGTCGAACGGGGGCTCAGCCTAGTCGACTTCCAGAAACACGCGAACAGTGTCATTGAAACACTAACGCAAAATGTGGCCGGTCGGGTGGAATTGGTCACAGGAGAAGAGCTTCAGGCCATCCTGGAGGACGTGCGAGCGCTCAACCGGGACGAGACGAGGTTCGCCCAATTCTTGAAGGATCTGCATGTCCGTTCGGCCACCTTCACCGTATAG
- the cas6 gene encoding CRISPR system precrRNA processing endoribonuclease RAMP protein Cas6 — translation MRDPTPTPPHALRALVLDLVALNGGSLPPVAGELAHAAFYAIVDQVDPALSRHMHDAQGRSAFALSPLQGFPLDRGSSPRRLTIQAGQQGWLRICLLDDQLFQAFQEHLLRGPLPTIRLGEVQLAITQVYGAPGSHPWCGYTTLDSLRRLHETPTQWTLEFASPTAIRWGQADNRTRRVEVFPMPRLAVAGLRTRWDRLTGDQWGLAFEEWVERNVTVSAVWRWQTQNFPFQRQSYRGGVGRLAYRVLDPSHADYVAHFNRLLTLAFYTGIGYKTTHGLGMVRVVGVESGVRSPESGVRSSRGSRDVGRGDVGG, via the coding sequence ATGCGAGATCCAACCCCCACACCCCCCCACGCGCTGCGGGCCCTGGTCCTGGACCTGGTAGCCCTCAACGGCGGTTCGCTGCCACCCGTGGCCGGCGAACTGGCCCACGCCGCCTTCTACGCCATCGTGGACCAAGTCGATCCTGCCCTCTCCCGCCACATGCACGACGCCCAGGGCCGCTCCGCCTTTGCCCTCTCTCCCCTGCAGGGCTTCCCCCTGGACCGGGGCTCATCGCCCCGGCGGCTGACCATCCAGGCCGGCCAGCAGGGGTGGCTGCGCATCTGCCTGCTGGACGACCAGCTCTTCCAGGCCTTCCAGGAACACCTCCTCCGGGGGCCCCTGCCCACCATCCGCCTGGGCGAAGTCCAGCTGGCCATCACCCAGGTCTACGGCGCGCCGGGCAGCCACCCCTGGTGCGGCTACACCACCCTGGACAGCCTGCGCCGGCTCCACGAAACACCCACCCAGTGGACCCTGGAATTCGCCAGCCCCACGGCTATCCGCTGGGGTCAGGCCGACAACCGGACCCGTCGGGTGGAGGTCTTTCCCATGCCCCGTCTGGCTGTGGCCGGCCTGCGCACCCGTTGGGACCGGCTCACGGGCGACCAATGGGGGCTCGCCTTTGAGGAATGGGTCGAGCGAAATGTGACAGTCAGTGCGGTCTGGCGCTGGCAGACCCAGAACTTCCCCTTCCAACGCCAGAGCTACCGGGGCGGTGTAGGGCGACTGGCCTATCGGGTGCTGGATCCCAGCCACGCCGACTACGTGGCCCACTTCAACCGCCTGCTCACCCTGGCCTTCTACACCGGCATCGGCTACAAAACCACCCACGGCCTGGGCATGGTGCGGGTGGTCGGTGTAGAGTCCGGAGTCCGAAGTCCGGAGTCCGGGGTCCGAAGTTCTAGGGGAAGCAGAGATGTTGGCCGGGGGGATGTAGGGGGTTGA
- the cas4 gene encoding CRISPR-associated protein Cas4 translates to MDPLPLSYINQFAYCPRRFWYMYVLGEMAENAHVLRGVLNHQRAHTPGQELTPAGTRVHRRVYVYSERLGLAGICDLVEEDSQGQLTPVEYKQGRQGKWNNDQVQLCAQALCLEEMTGQSIGHGYLFYFGSRRRVAVPFTPTLREQTQSLLQEMREVLARGEIPPHTSQRARCRGCSLAEICLPRETELLAAEVRPGPDKNR, encoded by the coding sequence ATGGATCCCCTACCCCTCTCCTACATCAACCAGTTCGCCTACTGCCCCCGCCGCTTCTGGTACATGTATGTGCTGGGGGAAATGGCAGAAAACGCCCACGTACTGCGGGGCGTTCTCAACCATCAGCGGGCCCACACGCCAGGCCAGGAATTGACACCCGCGGGGACCCGGGTCCATCGACGGGTCTACGTCTACAGCGAGCGGCTGGGCCTGGCCGGCATCTGCGACCTGGTGGAAGAGGATAGCCAGGGACAATTGACGCCGGTGGAATACAAGCAGGGTCGACAGGGGAAGTGGAACAACGACCAGGTACAGCTCTGTGCTCAGGCCCTCTGCCTGGAGGAAATGACGGGCCAATCCATCGGCCACGGCTACCTCTTTTACTTCGGCAGCCGGCGCCGGGTAGCAGTTCCGTTCACGCCAACCCTGCGGGAGCAGACCCAAAGCCTCCTCCAGGAGATGCGGGAAGTCCTGGCCCGGGGGGAAATTCCACCCCACACCAGCCAGCGGGCCCGCTGCCGGGGCTGCAGCCTGGCGGAGATCTGCCTGCCCCGGGAGACGGAGTTACTGGCGGCTGAAGTCCGCCCGGGGCCGGACAAGAATCGATGA
- the cas2 gene encoding CRISPR-associated endonuclease Cas2, protein MADNRTTTLYVIAYDIPSNRRRSRVHKILSAFGRWTQYSLFECFLNERDYLRLQAMLAEHLEDAKDSVRIYPLCGTCQERVETVGGPPPEEPDLYVV, encoded by the coding sequence ATGGCAGACAATCGAACCACTACCCTCTACGTCATTGCATACGACATTCCGTCCAACCGACGCCGGAGCCGGGTCCACAAAATTCTCAGCGCGTTTGGTCGGTGGACCCAATACAGCCTGTTTGAGTGTTTTTTGAACGAGCGGGACTACCTGCGTCTGCAGGCCATGCTGGCTGAGCATCTGGAGGACGCGAAGGATTCAGTTCGCATCTATCCCCTCTGTGGGACCTGTCAGGAGCGGGTGGAGACGGTGGGGGGACCACCGCCGGAGGAGCCGGATCTCTATGTTGTTTAG
- the cas1 gene encoding CRISPR-associated endonuclease Cas1, translating to MTTLYLTEPRSVVRKDGETLVVKIPANSQDGSAARTVRVPMMKIDQVVVLADSTLTTPALLALLEQEADICFCDYHGRFKGRLSNGTGKQVFLRLAQFQAHMDYPRRIGLAARFVRGKLHNQRTLLLRSNRTLQEEQVAADAATLGDLIQAVDGLEVTGDGPPDPSRPQQESALGTLQGMEGAGAAAFFRSFGRLLKQPFPFPGRRRRPPTDPINALLSFGYTLLLNHLLSAVQLVGFDPYVGFLHSPGYGKPALALDLMEEMRTPIVDSVVLTVINKQIIQPHHFEEQFGTYRLTGPGRKLFLQQFEQRLNTEIQHPAFGYRASYRRCLELQARLLAKFLLGEVPTYRPFQIR from the coding sequence ATGACCACCCTGTATCTGACTGAACCCCGCAGCGTGGTGCGCAAGGACGGGGAAACGCTGGTTGTCAAGATTCCGGCCAACAGCCAGGACGGCAGCGCGGCGCGCACGGTGCGGGTGCCCATGATGAAGATCGACCAGGTAGTCGTCCTGGCCGACAGCACCCTGACCACACCGGCCCTGCTGGCCCTCCTGGAGCAGGAAGCGGACATCTGTTTCTGCGATTACCACGGACGCTTCAAAGGCCGGCTGTCCAACGGGACGGGCAAGCAGGTCTTTCTGCGCCTGGCCCAGTTCCAGGCCCACATGGACTATCCCCGGCGCATTGGGCTGGCTGCGCGCTTTGTGCGGGGTAAATTGCACAACCAGCGCACCCTCCTGCTGCGCAGCAACCGAACCCTGCAGGAAGAACAGGTGGCGGCCGATGCAGCCACCCTGGGCGACTTGATCCAGGCTGTGGACGGGCTGGAGGTGACCGGCGACGGCCCGCCCGATCCGTCTCGTCCCCAGCAGGAATCCGCCTTGGGCACCCTCCAGGGGATGGAAGGTGCGGGAGCGGCGGCCTTTTTCCGCAGCTTCGGGCGACTGCTGAAGCAGCCCTTTCCCTTTCCGGGTCGACGCCGGCGTCCGCCGACGGATCCCATCAACGCGCTGTTGAGCTTTGGCTACACCCTGCTGTTGAACCATCTTCTCAGCGCGGTCCAGCTGGTAGGCTTTGACCCATATGTGGGCTTTCTCCACAGCCCGGGCTACGGGAAGCCGGCATTGGCCCTGGACCTGATGGAGGAGATGCGAACCCCCATCGTAGATTCAGTGGTTTTGACGGTCATCAACAAGCAGATCATCCAGCCCCATCATTTTGAGGAACAATTTGGGACCTACCGGCTGACGGGGCCGGGTCGCAAGCTGTTTCTTCAGCAGTTTGAGCAGCGCCTCAACACGGAGATTCAGCACCCGGCCTTTGGCTATCGCGCCAGCTATCGGCGCTGTCTGGAGTTGCAGGCTCGGCTGTTGGCCAAATTTTTGCTGGGCGAAGTGCCCACCTATCGTCCCTTTCAAATTCGGTAG
- the cas3 gene encoding type I-D CRISPR-associated helicase Cas3': MTSLTIQVKPLAYEQVPGPWLGDWRPYTYQRQVYDLIAQALTDRQTLCLFLVTPTGSGKTLGSYAYAINHGVPAFGVYPTNELIRDQERALKPWLDPNDEYRLLHIDSKQLDDWQAKLDLDRHAPALERLLNWEPTVLTNPDILFYTFFGLYRGPGGLSQRLFSLIGRYRLFVFDEFHLYNVKQMADVAYLLATLQAINPHLGRVAIFASATPDSPMLPWLRQNLNLPVEVVQAQPGASPAARTIAHPVRLTLVPADLGRWQGTTTLVEYLPQVEAFLAQYPQARLVTILDSVAGAMALAQTLRERFPQVPVGEVHGFTSEQEREAALQRPFTVGTSTIEVGIDFKDATGKDILIFEARTASQFIQRFGRLGRHAKAHDIPNWCIALVPEYVYHFLADKLASDRQVTRQQLTEVIDEAYQAPEDFAHYLRSHAPAEFHAARWHAQSLFQADDRPMVAAGLEKAIEALTGKSAGQAAGQHRRYNEQKILAPLLTFRGTGFEAAILDERGSDPGFPARRYDLFFLLRRGICEEIDEDTYLQTLEKLAGQWSEEVARERRYARLIKSAADELLGVYGFFRLAGMLEHSRRVWFEAPEEVLAGRKAEVTVLSGLEIGTDPEMRLRRLNRHLRRKQLVAWFIDRHPSAIKLGRALPSLFALYELRVRRPGGRLSDQPWTIAFNQNAFFLDSLGWWREKKQNDPIIL, translated from the coding sequence ATGACTTCCCTGACCATTCAGGTAAAGCCGCTGGCCTATGAGCAGGTGCCCGGCCCCTGGCTAGGAGACTGGCGTCCGTATACCTATCAACGACAGGTGTACGATCTGATTGCCCAGGCGTTGACCGATAGGCAGACTCTGTGCCTCTTTCTGGTCACGCCCACGGGCAGTGGCAAGACCCTGGGTAGCTATGCATATGCCATCAACCACGGTGTGCCGGCCTTTGGTGTCTACCCCACCAACGAGTTGATCCGAGACCAGGAGCGGGCACTGAAACCCTGGCTAGACCCAAACGATGAGTACAGACTTCTGCATATCGACAGTAAACAGCTTGATGATTGGCAGGCAAAGCTGGATCTCGACCGCCACGCGCCTGCGCTGGAGCGTCTCCTGAATTGGGAGCCCACGGTTCTGACCAATCCTGACATTCTGTTCTACACCTTTTTCGGCCTGTACAGAGGACCGGGTGGGCTGAGTCAGCGACTGTTCAGCTTAATTGGACGATATCGGCTGTTTGTCTTCGACGAGTTCCATCTCTACAACGTGAAGCAGATGGCCGATGTAGCCTACCTGCTGGCCACGCTGCAGGCCATCAACCCACACCTGGGGCGGGTGGCCATCTTCGCTTCGGCCACGCCTGATTCCCCAATGTTGCCCTGGTTGCGCCAGAATCTAAACCTGCCAGTAGAGGTGGTGCAGGCGCAACCAGGGGCATCGCCCGCAGCCCGCACCATCGCCCATCCTGTGCGTCTCACCCTGGTGCCGGCTGACCTGGGACGCTGGCAAGGGACAACGACGTTGGTCGAGTATCTGCCGCAGGTGGAAGCATTCCTGGCCCAATATCCCCAGGCCCGACTGGTGACCATCCTGGACTCGGTGGCCGGTGCCATGGCCCTGGCCCAGACTTTGCGCGAGCGATTCCCACAGGTGCCAGTGGGCGAAGTACATGGTTTCACCTCCGAACAGGAACGGGAAGCCGCACTCCAACGACCATTCACAGTTGGTACATCCACCATCGAGGTAGGGATCGACTTCAAGGACGCCACAGGCAAAGACATCTTGATCTTTGAAGCTCGCACGGCCAGCCAATTCATCCAGCGCTTTGGCCGCCTTGGCCGCCATGCCAAAGCCCACGACATTCCCAACTGGTGCATTGCTCTGGTGCCCGAGTACGTCTATCACTTCCTGGCCGACAAGTTGGCCTCCGACCGGCAGGTTACCCGCCAACAGTTGACGGAAGTGATTGACGAAGCCTACCAGGCCCCGGAAGATTTCGCCCACTATCTGCGCAGCCACGCGCCAGCCGAGTTTCACGCTGCGCGCTGGCACGCACAGAGCCTCTTCCAAGCGGATGATCGGCCCATGGTGGCAGCCGGACTGGAGAAGGCCATCGAGGCTTTGACGGGCAAAAGCGCTGGGCAAGCGGCAGGACAGCATCGACGCTACAACGAGCAGAAAATTCTAGCGCCCCTGCTGACCTTTCGGGGCACAGGCTTCGAAGCTGCCATCCTGGACGAGCGCGGTAGCGATCCCGGCTTTCCTGCCCGACGCTATGACCTGTTCTTTCTGTTGCGACGAGGCATCTGCGAGGAGATCGACGAAGATACCTACCTCCAGACGCTGGAGAAGCTGGCCGGACAATGGTCGGAAGAAGTGGCCCGGGAACGTCGTTATGCCCGCCTGATTAAATCGGCTGCCGATGAACTGCTGGGCGTGTATGGTTTCTTCCGTCTCGCCGGCATGTTGGAGCATTCGCGCCGGGTGTGGTTTGAGGCACCAGAAGAAGTACTGGCCGGCCGAAAAGCAGAAGTGACCGTATTGAGCGGATTGGAGATCGGAACCGATCCAGAGATGCGCCTACGGCGCCTGAACCGCCATCTACGCAGGAAACAGCTGGTCGCCTGGTTCATAGACCGCCACCCTTCCGCTATCAAACTAGGTCGGGCCTTGCCGTCCCTCTTCGCCCTATACGAACTGCGCGTGCGCCGTCCCGGCGGCCGGCTCAGCGATCAGCCCTGGACCATCGCCTTTAACCAGAACGCCTTCTTCCTGGACAGCCTGGGCTGGTGGCGGGAGAAAAAGCAGAACGACCCGATCATTCTCTAA
- the uvrC gene encoding excinuclease ABC subunit UvrC, with product MTRQLPEKVAQKLANLPDRPGCYLMLDGHGKVLYVGKAVVLRNRVRSYFHASAQHSPKTQALVEEIQDISWWVTQTELEALILENELIKRHRPRYNVRLKDDRQYPYIKVNWQDDFPKVEVVRRMDKDGARYFGPYTSARACYQTLDALRRIFPYLDCDRVITGQDERPCLYYHIKMCGGPCIGAQSREEYRATIQQLMDFLSGDTDRVLGQMEAQMNRAAENLQFELAALYRDRLKAAQQIAEQQKVISVYQEDADYIALAQHERTGDTAVQVFMVRRGRLTARENFMLEGADVPQEGINQQGQLIGSFLQQFYDSAAFVPRLILVQAMPDDHAVLEEWLAGKRGSRVELRVPQRGPKRELMKLAQENAAEYLRLQVAEWQADTHRQTQAVADLQAALGLERPPMRIECYDVSTLQGTHTVGSMVVFARGVPAKQAYRRFKIRGKGSQGEPDDFASMREMLRRRFRRLVEAMPEDPGQKGRKQDEQWQMVPDLVIIDGGKGQLGVAVDVLEELGLRERIPVVGLAKREEEIFWPGRPEPIWLKRGSPALHLVQRIRDEAHRFAITYHRSLRGKAQTRSLLDEIPGIGPARRKALLTYFGGDLDKIRAASVEELSAIPGMNRRAAQALKERL from the coding sequence ATGACACGGCAACTACCAGAAAAAGTCGCCCAAAAACTGGCCAACCTGCCCGACCGGCCCGGTTGCTACCTCATGCTCGATGGGCACGGCAAGGTCCTCTATGTGGGAAAAGCCGTCGTCCTGCGCAACCGGGTCCGCAGCTATTTCCATGCTTCCGCCCAACATTCGCCCAAAACCCAGGCCCTGGTGGAAGAGATCCAGGACATCTCCTGGTGGGTCACCCAGACCGAGCTGGAAGCCCTCATCCTGGAAAATGAGCTGATCAAACGCCACCGGCCCCGCTACAACGTCCGCCTGAAGGACGACCGCCAGTACCCCTACATCAAGGTCAACTGGCAGGACGACTTCCCCAAGGTGGAGGTGGTCCGCCGGATGGACAAGGACGGCGCCCGCTACTTCGGCCCCTATACCAGCGCCCGCGCCTGCTACCAAACCCTGGACGCCCTCCGGCGAATCTTCCCCTACCTGGACTGCGACCGGGTTATCACCGGCCAGGACGAACGCCCCTGCCTCTACTACCACATCAAAATGTGTGGCGGTCCCTGCATCGGCGCCCAAAGCCGGGAAGAATACCGCGCCACCATCCAGCAGCTCATGGACTTCCTCAGCGGCGACACCGACCGGGTGCTGGGCCAGATGGAAGCCCAGATGAACCGGGCAGCCGAAAACCTCCAGTTCGAACTGGCCGCCCTCTACCGGGACCGGCTGAAGGCCGCCCAACAAATCGCCGAACAACAAAAGGTGATCAGCGTCTACCAGGAAGACGCCGACTATATCGCCCTCGCCCAACATGAACGCACAGGCGATACCGCCGTCCAGGTCTTCATGGTCCGCCGGGGCCGCCTCACCGCCCGGGAGAATTTCATGCTGGAAGGTGCCGACGTGCCCCAGGAGGGCATCAACCAGCAGGGCCAGCTCATCGGCTCCTTCCTCCAACAGTTCTACGACAGCGCCGCCTTCGTCCCCCGCCTGATCCTGGTCCAGGCCATGCCCGATGACCACGCCGTCCTGGAAGAGTGGCTGGCCGGGAAACGAGGCAGCCGGGTGGAACTGCGGGTGCCCCAACGAGGCCCCAAACGAGAGCTCATGAAGCTGGCCCAGGAAAATGCCGCTGAATATCTCCGCCTCCAGGTGGCCGAATGGCAGGCCGATACCCACCGCCAAACCCAGGCCGTGGCCGACCTCCAGGCTGCCCTGGGCCTGGAACGTCCGCCCATGCGCATCGAGTGCTACGACGTGAGCACCCTCCAGGGTACCCACACCGTGGGCTCCATGGTCGTCTTCGCCCGAGGCGTCCCCGCCAAGCAGGCCTACCGCCGCTTCAAAATCCGGGGGAAGGGCAGCCAGGGCGAACCCGACGACTTCGCCAGCATGCGGGAAATGCTGCGCCGCCGCTTCCGGCGACTGGTGGAAGCAATGCCGGAAGATCCCGGCCAGAAGGGGCGCAAACAGGACGAACAGTGGCAGATGGTGCCAGACCTGGTCATCATCGACGGCGGCAAGGGCCAGCTCGGGGTGGCCGTCGACGTGCTGGAAGAGCTGGGCCTGCGGGAACGCATCCCGGTGGTCGGCCTGGCCAAACGGGAGGAAGAGATCTTCTGGCCCGGTCGCCCCGAGCCCATCTGGCTGAAGCGGGGCAGCCCGGCCCTGCACCTGGTCCAGCGCATCCGGGACGAAGCCCACCGCTTCGCCATCACCTACCATCGCTCCCTGCGCGGCAAAGCCCAGACCCGCAGCCTGCTGGATGAGATTCCCGGCATCGGGCCGGCCCGGCGCAAGGCCCTGTTGACCTACTTCGGCGGCGACCTGGACAAGATCCGCGCCGCCAGCGTGGAGGAGCTGAGCGCCATCCCGGGCATGAACCGGCGCGCTGCCCAGGCACTCAAAGAGCGTCTCTAG
- the cas5d gene encoding type I-D CRISPR-associated protein Cas5/Csc1: MEIYRGEIELLDYVFYATVERGKVYETGAFLHNYALTYALGLVRGETYTYARLVQQPYYAEELTPLNGRIYITPGEAVHVSHRLVQWNTLRETYAFPGKPPSLGYPDWGFARVLRPGSRFRCYVLVNEKAELPSEASLTGLLNGQAVRIRLGKFPGKARLRLKKADKVTQEQDDFQSELLLNWRDLGNDPVFCDVLAASLPTRLISRARFAATDHYIAHFGEEKVCLPAAMAFLAREVQTKRSRRRR; this comes from the coding sequence ATGGAAATCTACCGGGGCGAGATCGAGCTGCTGGACTATGTATTCTACGCCACGGTGGAGCGGGGCAAGGTCTATGAGACCGGCGCTTTTCTCCACAACTATGCCCTGACCTACGCCTTGGGGCTGGTACGTGGCGAGACCTACACATATGCCAGATTGGTGCAGCAGCCGTACTACGCCGAGGAACTGACGCCCCTCAACGGCCGTATCTACATCACCCCTGGCGAGGCTGTGCACGTCAGCCATCGCCTGGTGCAGTGGAACACCTTGCGAGAGACTTATGCTTTTCCCGGCAAGCCGCCTTCCCTGGGCTATCCCGACTGGGGCTTCGCCCGGGTGCTACGGCCAGGCTCCCGCTTCCGTTGCTACGTGCTGGTGAACGAAAAGGCAGAGCTTCCCTCCGAGGCGTCGCTGACCGGTCTCCTTAACGGTCAGGCTGTGCGCATCCGACTGGGCAAATTCCCCGGCAAAGCGCGTTTGCGGCTCAAGAAAGCGGACAAGGTGACGCAAGAACAGGACGATTTCCAGAGCGAGCTGCTTCTCAACTGGCGAGACCTGGGGAATGATCCTGTCTTTTGCGATGTGCTGGCGGCTAGTCTGCCCACCCGCCTAATCAGCCGGGCCCGGTTCGCTGCAACGGATCACTACATTGCGCACTTTGGTGAGGAAAAGGTGTGTCTGCCCGCTGCCATGGCATTTCTGGCCCGAGAGGTCCAAACTAAGCGGTCTCGAAGGAGACGGTGA